The genomic segment CAATATCTTGGAACATAAAGGATATGCtgcaaaaaattatatattactaTGTGTCTACATCGTAATTTTCAACAATTTAAAACTAATAGCTTATGAATGTACCTTACAGCTTTAGgaacaatgataaaaataaaactaaacctaaatttaaatgtaatacgttgaaagataattaaaatcagaaaaaatatgtagaataaagaaaaagaaacatacaatTCAATAAAATCTAAGTTagttatttgttaaaataaacagCATTAACAAACTTAACTAATCTAAGCAAAATAAAAGGGAGAATACACAAGTAAATACAATTACAATTGGAAAGGAAGACATGTCAACAAATGCCAATGAGATTCAAAAAGAAATACTGAGCACAaagtgtaacacccgattctgtgttaccccctcggtacagttcgcgtgccACTGTACCTAACGCGAGTCGGAcgagggcctggagattgaaagaacacacaaagagacctgggtcatttgaaaggagatcagccgaatgccatttatttagccttggggaaaatcttatataccccactcctgcccaagtaattccacccaggcaggtgggaaattaccatatctaactgctgcacaaggacttccacctaggcaggtgggaaattaccataccaacaatagagtcaacaatgccctacagcaaatcaccaggcagggcagagggagcacaggaacaaacaggatgcttagtcatctgaccagaaactgtcctcaaggtgagccccaggaacaagggcagacccgggccctacacacAAAGTACAGGACACTGCAttggaaaatctttaaaaagctaaaaaaatttaaaggaacacaagacatatcaaaattaaaccaagaagaaaTAAGTAATATTAAAAGATCTGTAACGAGCAATGAGATTAAGGCTATTAGAAAAATTCCTCAAACGATTAAGGTGCAAGACTAAATAGATTTATTGCAGTATTTTATCAGAATAACAAAAAGTGTTAACAGCACTAATATTACTTAAATTGttttatgaaatggaaaaagacTGAAGGTTACAAAATCCTTTTTTTGAAGCCAGTGTTATAGTGACATCATGATCAGAGAATGTCACAAAAAAACTTTCCTTTATGGTAAACATTAACAAGGAAGTTAAAGATGGGGgagtatatttcaaaataaaaaaagctcaCATCTGAGAAGCCTACACCCAACATATTTaatggagagagatggaaagtaTTCACTAAAGtcgagaaaagagaaaggggtccATCCCTTCACTCCCATTTAAAATAGTGTTTAAAATCTTAGagctatatgaaaataaaaatcaataggaGGATGCAAATAAGAAGTCAATCTATTCTTATACTCAAATAATATGATTCTACACAtaagaaaaacccaaaaattCTATATATAGTACCTTTAGTACTGAGAAGTAATTTCAGAAGTAATTTCAGAAAAGTGactaagtaataaaataacaCATGCAAATCAATATATACTTCCTATGTACTGATCAGAGAACACAGTAAAAATCATATGAAGCAGCCAAAACACCCGGTTTCAAATTATACCACCaagtcataaaatttaaaacagtttGACACTGGCATATAAAAGGTACAACAATCaatgacaaataaaaagaatattagaTGCAGTTTTTAATGCAAGCCAATACAGCCACCTGGGTTTTACGAAAGCAACAAAAACTAGAAATATAAGTACAACAAAAACCAAGCTATATATTCAAGAGGCAATAGCCTACAACAGAGATGGTTGCACATCCATATTTCTTGTGGTTCCATTCAAAACTAGTAGGAATTCAAATCAGTCAAGATGCTTATCAAATGATGGGGAAAATACAGCACTTAAACACATGGgctattactcagctgtaaataGAATGAAACCATAAAATGTCTGGGTAAGTGGAAGAAAATGGGAACAAATCATATAGGGTGAGAACACTCTGACACAAATAAATAATCCCCATATGTTGTTATTCTGATCCAAACTAGCTttgaaaatactgtatttttttttatttagcctAGAGAATCCATGGAAGGAAAGATACTCAAAAGGGATCACTGGAGTGAGCATCTTGAATTGCCATGGATAAAATACGTAGGAATGTTGAGTTGGCAGACTTGAAGAATAGAGGGGTGTAGGTATGAGGACCTAAAGCTTCATTACACTTAACCAAAATGAAAGGTATATGAGAAATCTTTATGAAAATCTAGGATCTTCAACCCAATAAAACATCTCCATTTTAGGGACTAATAGATCACAGTTCCTGTGTgctctttaaaagaataaaaatagaaaaattgctCTAAAGATGGTCATCTAAAGTAGAAGACGCAGAGAGCGCTGACACGCCAGTTCCATCCACATTTATTTGTGTTCCATCATTTCCACTCCCatcaataaaatatcttttatttattatttatttatgtatttagagaAGTAAATCTGgacaaaaaccacaaaatcacAAAAATGAAGGTCACCGACTATATATTCCCTTGTctctatcaaaagaaaaatatcactgaGGAAAAAATGCAGTCAGGTTCACTTCAGGCTTGCCAAgcattttaaatacattatttaattCTAGCAATTTGGTTTCACAATCCAATCTTAGGAATCCTCATAAAACTCTCCAAATTTTACTACTGTGGTCACAGTGATGATAATAGCACCAAGTAGTGATGATGTCATGGAAAATAAAGTGAGAATCTTGCGCTGGGATATATTTACAATCATGACTGACGTACTAGATGGTAGTGCTATTTCCAGCCAAGTTGCTACAGTCtagcaaaatggaaaataaaaatgtaatataacatgtgtgtgtattccaaaTAATGTTGGCCAACAAAGTTTTGCCTAGTTACTGAATCATTGCCTTTACTGCACTCTATTGCATCACTGAATTTTTAGTCTATTTTATAGAGGCTGTGTAACTCCTACATAACACTCTATGCATGACCTGTTGCTGATCTTCTCTTAGAGCATGCTACATGTGTAACCCCTAATGCCAAAAGTCTCTGGGACTTCGGCTATTACAAAAATCCCTTCACGTGGCATGATTGACTGTATCACGCCTATCTTATTAGCCtcactggttttgtttgtttaggtttgcATTTATTATGGATatattctctgtatatctttgtgtaCATAGCACCTTATCTCAGTTTTTACAAGGAGGGTCTGCTGCCATTTCTCCATTTAACAGTTGTGAATATCGAGGATACTATAGATACCAACCAATAAAGAATAGAAGATAAGGGGAAATGTCCTTTCCTGTATCAGACACAGTAGTAGACAATTCCAAGACTCTTTGCAAGTGGCAAAAATGTTTTTAGCGTGCTGCATTCCAGTAGTTCATTAAAGACGCATattttgagggattttttttcctcttttcccctttgAAGGCCCataatacatgtaattttaaattttctttaagataCTATGTCATGTTAATTGAACCCACCTCTCTTTGAGACACAAAGAAAGCCTAGTAAATTAAATCACTTCAGAGAAGTATTGCCCTTCCCTTCAGTTGATTGGAGTTGAGCCTGGGAGATAGTAGAAGGCACCTCCTGATCCAAAATTTTTGGCCTTGTCCTTATGTGTGTGGATGAGGTTCAGGGGTCCTTAGGCAAGCacatgaggcaggaagattagcaTGTACACCAATATGTAAATGTCTGAGAATTGTTAAAAGCTTATATCTCCTGACTGGAAATCTACATTCTAATACTAGACTTGATATTTCTCTTATATATGGAATTCAGCTTGTAaattatatatctttttcttgGTGTTGGCATTTCTAGCTTACATCCTAATTGTTTTGGTTTCTTCGCTCAACAGAAATTCATTTACTTTAATCTTAGGCAATTCACACTAGATGAGCCCTGTGGTTTGGACCTGAATAATGATCTTCCTAGAATTGACaactttaaataaagaaaagcaaactaaTGCCAGATCATATACCCCAAATTCAGCTGGACAATCGTACTGATCTTAAGTCTTCCAAACCACATGCGCAGAAGCTGAGTGAAGAAACAATAATGTGAACAACGCATGAAGATATCAGATTGCACAAATTTATTAAatggaattttcatttttcaaatggtCTTAGAGAGAAAGCAAATAGCATCTGAATATATCATCAGTATAGAGAATAGAGCATAATTTTGGGTGACCCACTGATCTCATAATCTGCTGAAGTTTGGAGAGGAATCTGTTAAGGGAAGGATAATATGATATCAGCAGGAGTTAAGCAGGGAAACAAGAGCTTTAGAGCATAGACTTTCACATAAAGACTTAGCAGCTGATTCCGTAGAGGCCTGATCCACAGATTGGTCTGTAACAAGGTTGACAGGAAAGAGGCACCGAGTAGCGTGGATAGCAATATCTAGATCCAAAACTCAAGGAAGGGAATCCAGAGACTCCACAATCGAGAGATCTGAAGCTACTGGATCCACAGCCCCCTGAGTAGCAGCTTCTAGATCCATAGCTCAGGGAACGGCAGCTACTGGATCCAAAGCCCAGAGACCCAGCATATGATCCCCGGCAGGGACTGCAAGGTGTGAAGCTCTTCGGGTAGTAGCAGGCTGTCTGGCAGGGCCTGGAGACCAGGCAGGACCTCTGGCATCTGGTGGGCTCAATGCAGGTCTCCTGACAGCCAGTGGTCAGAGAGGTCTCCACCTGGCAGGGACTGGACACCACGCAGGACCTCTGGCAGCTGGTGGGCTCAATGCAGGGCTCCTGACAGCCGGTGTTTAGAGAAGATTCCACCTGGCAGGGGCTGGGAGAACAACTGGTAGTGGTGTAGACCAGGTTGCTGGGGTAGGAAGAGCCACAGGAGGAACCTGAGGTGGGCATGCAGCGCCTAAAGGAGCGGGAGGAGAAGTTTCCAGAGCAGCAGCTGTAGGCCATGTTGAGAGGAGATGTGAGCTCAGATGGATGTACCTGAGAGGATTCTGAGTTTGATTGTCACCCTGTGGAGAGCTGGGTTTATATACTCTTAGCAACAGGTGTGGTACCCAATTGTCTCATCCTTGATGCATTTGTGTGCTTCCTGGTTTACAAATGTGGAACAGTAATCTCTGTAATTGTAGTTGCGTTTGAATAGTTTTCTGCACCGTATATTTATGGATGTTGTCATTTTGCTATAGTTAGGACAATGAGCTACTGCTATGTCAGAGATGCCATGATTGACTGTTTTACACTGATGCTTATTCCATCATGTCTAGGAAAATCCCTGCTCTTTCTCTTAAcacaatttttatgtgttttgtccGATGttataaaaaatcatttatttctatGATATTGGATGTTTGTAACATGCATCTCCCATGTTAATGaactgagtggtttttttttttttttgagaatattgTGGAACCTACAAAAGGCTAACTTTACCTGTCACCATTGGTGTTCAGTTTCCAAAATTATTCCACATAGATTACAAAGTTTTACCTGTATATTTCATACAAAGGCATGTTAGCCATAAAGGccaagagaagcagaaggagggagaacatgagcaaggaagtcatgaccgagaggggtgcacccacccactgaaacagtgggcctgatctaatgggagctcaccaagaccagctggactgggactgatggatcatgtgatcaaaccggactctctgaaggtggctgtcaatgagggctgactgagaagccaaggacaatggcactgggttttgattctactgcatggactggctctgtggaagcctagtttgtttggatgctcaccttcctagacctggatggagtggggaggaccttggacatcccatggagagggagggggagtgggagtggggcaAGTgcgagggaaatgggaggtggggaggaggtggaaaatcttaataaataataattaaaaaaagaaaagaaaatggtcagAGCAAGCATAAGTGTCATGATTCCATGGAGCCAAAATGTAAGAGAATCACAAGTGTAAACCTTTGTGGAATTGAACCAAGATACAGAAAGACACTGTAGAATAGAGGAGGGAACAAATTTTATAGCCAGTGCATGATAGGAGGACTGAAGTATAGTGGATTCCATCTGTGTGGAATAGGAGGACTGAGATAATAGATCACATCTGTGTGGGAGGGGAGGCCTGAGATACTAGATCCCATTTGTGTGGGATAGGAGGATTGATATAGTGGATCTCTTCTGTGTGATAGGAGGACTGAGATACTGGATCTCATCTGTGTGTGATAGTAGGGCTGAGATAATGGATCTCATCTGTGTGATAGGAGGACTGGGATCCTTGATCCCATCTTTGTGGGGTAGGAGGACTGGGACACCGGATCTCATCTGTGTGATAGGAAAACAGACACTGGATCTCATCTGTCTGGCTGGCTGGAGGTTTACGTTCTCATTCATTAGTCACAGTGGAATTTATTAACTCTGGTTCTTCCTGCTCACATCTGAAATCCAGCCATATTTATGCATGACTGTGCTAAGTAGTTCCAAGTAGTGACTAAG from the Arvicola amphibius chromosome 10, mArvAmp1.2, whole genome shotgun sequence genome contains:
- the LOC119825628 gene encoding keratin-associated protein 13-1-like isoform X2, which codes for MAYSCCSGNFSSRSFRRCMPTSGSSCGSSYPSNLVYTTTSCSPSPCQVESSLNTGCQEPCIEPTSCQRSCVVSSPCQTACYYPKSFTPCSPCRGSYAGSLGFGSSSCRSLSYGSRSCYSGGCGSSSFRSLDCGVSGFPSLSFGSRYCYPRYSVPLSCQPCYRPICGSGLYGISC
- the LOC119825628 gene encoding keratin-associated protein 13-1-like isoform X1: MAYSCCSGNFSSRSFRRCMPTSGSSCGSSYPSNLVYTTTSCSPSPCQVESSLNTGCQEPCIEPTSCQRSCVVSSPCQVETSLTTGCQETCIEPTRCQRSCLVSRPCQTACYYPKSFTPCSPCRGSYAGSLGFGSSSCRSLSYGSRSCYSGGCGSSSFRSLDCGVSGFPSLSFGSRYCYPRYSVPLSCQPCYRPICGSGLYGISC